A window of Photobacterium sp. GJ3 contains these coding sequences:
- the cmoM gene encoding tRNA uridine 5-oxyacetic acid(34) methyltransferase CmoM, with protein sequence MIRDRNFDDLAQKFSENIYGTAKGLIRQTVVWQDLEQILHTLDANQAGPGASLRVLDAGGGMGQLSQLIARLGHQITLCDLSGEMLKLAREEIAKNGLLEQYRLVHCPVQQVDEHLEEPVDLVLFHAVMEWLTDPRAALELLMQQVKPGGIISVMFYNHNGLLFKNLICGNLTHVEQGMPHRKRFKLQPQSAQKPEEVYAWLTEGGFQILGKTGVRTFHDYMRTSRVGEFSLEQLLAMEQGICRQEPYLSLGRYIHVYAQKPLQ encoded by the coding sequence GTGATCAGAGATCGAAATTTTGATGATTTAGCCCAAAAGTTCTCAGAAAACATCTACGGTACAGCAAAAGGGCTGATCCGTCAGACTGTCGTATGGCAAGATTTGGAGCAGATTTTACACACCCTTGACGCCAATCAGGCCGGTCCGGGCGCATCATTGCGCGTGCTGGATGCTGGCGGTGGGATGGGACAGTTGTCCCAATTGATTGCGCGGCTGGGGCATCAGATCACTTTATGTGATCTTTCTGGAGAAATGCTCAAGCTGGCCCGAGAGGAAATTGCCAAAAACGGCTTGCTTGAGCAATATCGTCTGGTCCATTGTCCGGTTCAGCAGGTGGATGAACATCTGGAGGAGCCGGTCGACTTAGTGCTGTTTCATGCGGTCATGGAATGGCTGACCGACCCTCGGGCGGCACTGGAATTGCTGATGCAGCAGGTAAAACCGGGCGGGATCATCTCTGTCATGTTTTATAACCATAATGGCCTGCTGTTTAAAAATCTGATTTGCGGTAATCTGACCCACGTTGAACAGGGGATGCCTCACCGCAAACGATTCAAGCTTCAGCCACAGTCGGCGCAAAAGCCGGAAGAGGTGTATGCCTGGCTCACGGAAGGCGGCTTTCAGATCCTGGGAAAAACGGGTGTACGGACTTTCCATGACTACATGCGAACCAGCCGGGTTGGCGAATTCAGCCTCGAACAATTGCTGGCGATGGAACAAGGTATCTGTCGTCAGGAACCGTATTTATCTTTAGGGCGCTACATTCACGTTTACGCCCAAAAGCCGTTGCAGTAA
- the mukF gene encoding chromosome partition protein MukF translates to MSDQSQTVPELVTWVKQHEFALNLPTERLAFLLAIAVLSGERLDEELGEGELVDAFKIVSDLFEQSKDTLVFRANNAINELVRQRLISRFTSELTEGASIYRLSPLALGIADYYSRHREFSSMKLSIQLAMVADELNKAAVAAHEGGDEQHWKLHVYAVLKYSVAEIFDRIDLNQRTMDEQQQQVKQDIAELLNQDWRAAITNCESLLNETSSTLRELQDTLQAAGDQLQTQLLSIQEAVGSESELALDYIDGMVYSLQAKLDRIVNWGQQAIDLWIGYDRHVHKFIRTAIDMDKNRAFSQRLRQSVAEFFDAPWQLTYADAERLLDMRDEELVLRDDEVTGIVPDQVEFEELSLVNDQLSEQIAAMLDTHKSQGAAIQLGTLMRDYLAQHPHAQHFDLARIIVDQAVRLGYSESDFTAIQPDWEMINDYGAKVQANVIDTY, encoded by the coding sequence ATGAGTGACCAATCCCAGACCGTTCCTGAGCTGGTGACTTGGGTGAAACAGCATGAATTCGCCCTTAACCTGCCCACGGAACGGCTGGCATTTTTGTTGGCGATTGCTGTATTGAGTGGTGAACGCCTGGATGAAGAACTGGGGGAAGGCGAGCTGGTCGATGCGTTTAAAATCGTCAGCGACCTGTTTGAACAGTCGAAAGACACCCTGGTTTTTCGGGCAAACAATGCAATTAACGAGCTGGTCAGGCAACGCCTGATTTCCCGCTTTACCAGTGAACTGACCGAAGGGGCCAGTATTTACCGCTTGAGTCCGCTGGCACTTGGTATTGCAGATTACTATTCCCGTCACCGTGAGTTTTCGTCGATGAAGCTGTCGATTCAACTGGCGATGGTGGCGGATGAGCTCAACAAAGCTGCCGTGGCTGCCCATGAAGGGGGCGACGAACAGCACTGGAAATTGCATGTTTACGCGGTCCTGAAATATTCAGTGGCCGAAATTTTTGATCGGATTGATCTGAACCAGCGCACCATGGATGAACAGCAGCAGCAGGTCAAGCAAGACATCGCTGAACTGCTGAATCAGGACTGGCGCGCCGCCATTACCAACTGTGAAAGCCTGCTGAACGAAACATCCAGTACCTTAAGGGAATTGCAGGATACCTTGCAGGCGGCAGGCGATCAGCTGCAAACCCAATTATTGTCTATTCAGGAAGCTGTGGGTTCAGAGTCTGAACTGGCGCTGGATTATATTGATGGCATGGTGTATTCCCTCCAGGCCAAACTCGATCGGATTGTGAACTGGGGCCAGCAGGCGATTGATCTGTGGATTGGCTACGACCGTCACGTCCATAAATTTATCCGGACCGCCATTGACATGGACAAGAACCGCGCTTTCAGTCAGCGGTTACGTCAGTCGGTGGCTGAGTTCTTTGATGCCCCGTGGCAGCTGACCTACGCCGATGCGGAGCGTCTGCTGGATATGCGGGATGAGGAACTGGTCCTGCGGGATGATGAAGTGACCGGTATCGTGCCGGATCAGGTGGAATTTGAAGAACTGAGTCTGGTGAATGATCAGCTCAGTGAACAGATTGCCGCAATGCTGGATACCCATAAATCGCAAGGCGCCGCCATTCAACTCGGCACGCTGATGCGGGATTATCTTGCACAACATCCACATGCACAACATTTTGATTTAGCTCGTATTATTGTCGATCAGGCCGTGAGACTGGGATATTCCGAGTCAGACTTCACTGCAATCCAGCCTGACTGGGAAATGATCAACGACTACGGAGCCAAGGTACAAGCCAATGTCATTGACACCTATTGA
- the elyC gene encoding envelope biogenesis factor ElyC yields MFELKKILSAFLMPLPSLLLIGLLGLLILWFTRRQKLASWLLTLSLLGIFLVAFQPVSTALLSPLERGYKGYIHTGKPVDYIMVLGNSHVVDKDLPITSELSRASLMRLAEAIRIHNLSPGSRIILSGYDGGTEISQARMMAKVAIALGVNKLDILLLETAKDTWEEAFQAASVVGKRNLVLVTSASHMPRALTEFKQAGLNPVPAPTNFLASDEIHQPWLKYAPKAQYLEQTERFWHETLGRWWQHLRDMADSAAPVNVVQPDTKADAA; encoded by the coding sequence ATGTTTGAACTGAAAAAAATCTTGTCGGCGTTTCTGATGCCCCTGCCATCCCTACTGTTGATTGGCTTGCTGGGACTGCTGATACTCTGGTTTACCCGCCGACAGAAACTGGCTTCATGGCTGCTGACACTTTCTTTACTGGGTATTTTCCTGGTCGCTTTTCAACCGGTTTCCACCGCGTTACTCAGCCCGCTGGAACGCGGCTATAAAGGTTACATCCACACCGGAAAACCGGTCGATTACATCATGGTCCTTGGCAACAGCCATGTTGTTGACAAAGATCTGCCCATCACCTCTGAACTGTCCCGCGCTTCGCTGATGCGTCTGGCAGAGGCGATCCGAATTCATAACCTGTCTCCCGGCTCGCGAATCATTCTGTCCGGATACGACGGTGGCACGGAGATCAGCCAGGCCCGGATGATGGCCAAAGTCGCCATCGCACTGGGGGTGAACAAACTGGACATCCTACTGCTGGAAACTGCCAAAGACACCTGGGAAGAAGCGTTTCAGGCGGCATCTGTGGTCGGGAAACGGAATCTGGTCTTGGTGACCTCAGCCAGCCACATGCCGCGGGCGCTTACAGAATTCAAACAAGCCGGGCTCAATCCAGTCCCTGCACCGACGAACTTTCTCGCCAGCGATGAAATCCATCAGCCCTGGCTGAAATATGCCCCCAAAGCCCAGTACCTGGAACAGACTGAACGCTTCTGGCACGAAACCCTCGGACGCTGGTGGCAGCACCTGCGGGATATGGCAGACAGTGCTGCACCGGTCAATGTGGTTCAGCCGGATACCAAAGCCGACGCAGCCTGA
- a CDS encoding L-cystine transporter, whose product MYLIVNLAIFALLIALLVKQQQSDQSLSKRVFTGLGLGVAFGAALQFFYGEGNEAVAATLKYVGIVGSGYVSLLKMIVMPLIMVSIIAAIVKVKNAGSLGKIAGLSIGILLATTAVSALIGILVSNMFGLTAEGIVQGAREIARGEALQNRLATVETLSLADMIISFFPGNPFADLAGSRPTSTIAVVIFSAFVGIASLTVIRTQPELGKSLETFVNVAQEVVRTLVRMVLALTPYGVLALMTKVVAGSNYGDILNLLNFVVASYVGLGLILVMHLLLVAGIGVNPVRFLKKILPVLTFAFTSRSSAGTLPLNIETQVKKLGNGEAVSNFSASFGATMGQNGCAGLYPAMLAVMIAPTIGIDPLDPGFILTLIAIVTVSSFGIAGVGGGATFAAIIVLSALDMPVALAGLLISIEPLIDMGRTAVNVSGSMTAGTITARVLGQADQRIFDEDEEISGERANA is encoded by the coding sequence ATGTATCTAATCGTGAATCTGGCGATTTTTGCGTTGCTTATCGCCCTGCTGGTGAAACAGCAACAATCTGATCAGTCACTGTCCAAACGCGTCTTTACGGGTCTCGGACTGGGGGTTGCCTTTGGTGCCGCGCTGCAGTTCTTCTATGGCGAGGGGAACGAAGCCGTTGCCGCCACCCTGAAATATGTCGGCATTGTGGGTTCTGGCTATGTCAGCCTGCTGAAGATGATCGTGATGCCACTGATCATGGTGTCTATTATTGCCGCCATCGTGAAAGTTAAAAACGCTGGATCTCTGGGTAAAATTGCCGGTCTGAGCATCGGAATTCTGCTGGCAACGACCGCAGTGTCTGCACTGATTGGTATTCTGGTCAGCAACATGTTTGGTCTGACTGCCGAAGGGATTGTTCAGGGTGCGCGCGAAATTGCCCGCGGAGAAGCCCTGCAAAACCGTCTGGCGACCGTGGAAACCCTGTCACTGGCTGACATGATTATTTCTTTCTTCCCGGGGAATCCGTTTGCCGATCTGGCAGGCAGTCGTCCAACCTCGACCATTGCCGTTGTGATTTTCTCTGCTTTTGTCGGGATTGCGAGTCTGACTGTGATTCGTACCCAGCCTGAATTGGGTAAGAGTCTGGAAACCTTCGTCAATGTGGCTCAGGAAGTCGTCCGGACTTTGGTTCGCATGGTTCTGGCCCTGACCCCTTACGGCGTTCTGGCTCTGATGACCAAAGTCGTGGCCGGATCGAACTATGGCGATATCCTGAACCTGCTGAACTTTGTTGTTGCTTCTTATGTGGGTCTGGGACTGATTCTGGTCATGCACCTGCTGCTGGTTGCTGGCATTGGCGTGAATCCGGTTCGTTTCCTGAAGAAGATTCTGCCGGTCCTGACCTTTGCTTTCACTTCCCGTTCAAGTGCAGGCACCCTGCCACTGAACATTGAAACTCAGGTGAAGAAACTGGGTAACGGTGAAGCGGTCTCGAACTTCTCAGCATCTTTTGGTGCGACCATGGGCCAGAACGGTTGTGCCGGTCTGTATCCTGCCATGCTGGCTGTGATGATTGCGCCAACGATCGGTATTGACCCGCTGGATCCAGGCTTTATTCTGACTCTGATTGCCATTGTGACTGTCAGTTCATTCGGAATTGCCGGTGTGGGTGGCGGTGCGACTTTCGCTGCAATCATTGTGCTGTCTGCACTGGATATGCCAGTTGCTCTGGCAGGTCTGCTGATTTCCATCGAGCCGCTGATTGATATGGGCCGTACTGCAGTCAACGTGAGTGGTTCCATGACGGCAGGCACCATCACCGCCCGTGTGTTAGGTCAGGCGGATCAACGCATCTTCGACGAAGATGAAGAAATCAGCGGTGAGCGTGCAAACGCATAA